The Kosmotoga olearia TBF 19.5.1 sequence TTGTTCCGAACTGCTTCGCAGTTGATAAGCGCTGAGATGAAAAGAGAGAATAAAAGAACGAAGTTGGATGTTGGAGATCGGAGATTAGATAAAGAGCGGGTATAGGGTCTAGAGTATAGAAAGTTCAAAAACTAACAACTATCAACTGACAACTGGCAACTGAGAAATCGGGTGTAGGGTTTAGAAAAAAAGACGTACAGCGCACAACGTATAACCAACAACGTTTTCACGCGCTAGCGGGCATACCGGATCTCGGTTCTCGAATTCTTGGATCTCGAAAGTATTGGAGGGATTATGATGAGTTTACTCGAGATAAGGAATCTTCGTGCTGGTCTTGTTGAAGAAAACAAGGAGATTTTGAAAGGTGTAAATTTGAGCGTAAAACAGGGAGAAATCCACGCAATAATGGGACCCAACGGCAGCGGGAAATCCACGCTTGCCAATGTAATAATGGGAAATCCAAAGTATAAGGTTATAGATGGAGAGATTCTTTTCGAGGGAGAAAGTATTCTGGATCTTCCCGTAGACGAAAGAGCTAGAAGAGGTATTTTCCTTTCTTTCCAGTACCCACAGGAGATTCCCGGTATCAGAACGAGAAACTTTCTTATTTCTGTTAAGCAGTTCATGGGTTCTAAAGAACCGATGCTGAGGTTAAGTAGAGAGATTGAACGTTTCTCAGCAGAAGTGGCTCTTGATAAAGCTTTTCTGGACAGGTACCTGAACGTTGGGTTTTCTGGCGGGGAGAAAAAGAAGAGCGAAATCCTTCAGATGGCTTTTCTAAAGCCTAAGCTGGCGATCCTGGATGAAATTGATTCAGGGCTTGATGTTGATGCTTTAAAGACAGTGGCAGAAGCGATAATGAGGTTTAAAACAGAGGATATGGCAATTATTCTCATAACCCATTATGAAAGGCTTCTTGAATACATAAAGCCCGATGTTGTGCACGTTTATGTGGATGGGCGGGTTATTATTAGTGACGGTGCGGAACTTGCCAGAAAAGTGGAAGAAAAGGGATATGGTTTTCTAACGGAAAGGGTTTAGAGGTGGTAGTATGAGCGAGAAAATTCATATAGATGATTCGCGATTTAATTTTCGAACTGATACGAGTTATCAATATAAGAGCGCCCCGGGTTTGAACAAAGAAATTATTCGTGATATTTCCCGACATAAAGATGAGCCACACTGGATGTTAGAGAAACGTCTCGAATCGTTGAGAATATTCGAGGAACTTCACGATCCAAATTTCGGTGTCGATACCAGTTCTCTCGATATCGGGGAAATAATTCCCTATTTGAAACCTGATGCTGGAAAAGAGACCTCATGGGAAGAGGTGCCTGATGAAATAAAAGAGACCTTCGAAAAGCTTGGTATTCCTCAGGCCGAAAGGAAAGCCCTTGCTGGAGTTGGAGCCCAGTATGATTCTGAGGTCGTGTATCAGCATATAAAGAATGAACTCGAGGAAATCGGTGTCATCTTTCTTGATATGGAAACGGCGGTAAAAAAATATCCTGAGCTGGTGAAAAAGTATTTCATGAGGCTGGTCCCGGCGACAGACCATAAATATGCGGCTTTACACGGAGCTATCTGGAGCGGTGGCTCTTTTGTTTATGTTCCGGAAAATGTCAGAGTTCCGCTCCCTCTACAGGCGTATTTCAGAATGAATATGGCGGGGACCGGGCAGTTTGAGCACACGCTCATAATCGCTGACAGGGGAAGCGAGTTACACTTCATTGAAGGATGTTCAGCGCCGCGATACAATGTTCATAATCTTCACGCAGGAATGGTGGAGATATATGTTATGGAGGGTGCCAAGGTCAGATACTCAACAATACAGAACTGGTCGAAAAACACCTACAACCTCAATACAAAGCGGGCTCTCGTTGAAAAAGATGGCGTGATGGAATGGGTATCCGGTTCTATGGGAAGTATGAAGACCATGCTTTATCCGACGACGATACTTAATGGTGAAGGTGCCAGAGCCCAGCATCTTGCTATAACATATGCCGGACCCGGCCAACATATGGATACGGGCTCCAAGGTTGTTCACCTTGCCCCCAATACCAGTTCAACTGTTGATGCGAGAAGTATAAGTATCGGAGGAGGCTGGGCTTTCTATCGAGGACTCTTATATGTTTCGGAGAATGCGGAAAGTACCAAAGCCTCCGTACAGTGTACAGCTCTTATGATGGACAATGATTCAAAATCAGATACTGTTCCTATAATAGATGTAAGGACGGATAAGGCCGATATCGGTCACGAGGCACGGATTGGAAGAATCAGTGAAGATCAGATTTATTACCTGATGACAAGGGGACTTTCTGAGGCCGAAGCGAGAGCCATGATCGTTCGAGGGTTTATGGAACCGATTACGAGAGAGCTGCCCATTGAATACGCTGTTGAATTGAATCGGCTCATAAATCTTGAAATTGAGAGCAGCATAGGTTAGGAGTGGTGTGCAGTGGAAAAGACATTGAACCTCGTCCATAATGAGTTCAAAATGGTCGAACCTGTAATAGAAAGGAAAAGCTTACCAGATTATGACTTGAGCGTGTTTGAGG is a genomic window containing:
- the sufC gene encoding Fe-S cluster assembly ATPase SufC; the protein is MSLLEIRNLRAGLVEENKEILKGVNLSVKQGEIHAIMGPNGSGKSTLANVIMGNPKYKVIDGEILFEGESILDLPVDERARRGIFLSFQYPQEIPGIRTRNFLISVKQFMGSKEPMLRLSREIERFSAEVALDKAFLDRYLNVGFSGGEKKKSEILQMAFLKPKLAILDEIDSGLDVDALKTVAEAIMRFKTEDMAIILITHYERLLEYIKPDVVHVYVDGRVIISDGAELARKVEEKGYGFLTERV
- the sufB gene encoding Fe-S cluster assembly protein SufB; amino-acid sequence: MSEKIHIDDSRFNFRTDTSYQYKSAPGLNKEIIRDISRHKDEPHWMLEKRLESLRIFEELHDPNFGVDTSSLDIGEIIPYLKPDAGKETSWEEVPDEIKETFEKLGIPQAERKALAGVGAQYDSEVVYQHIKNELEEIGVIFLDMETAVKKYPELVKKYFMRLVPATDHKYAALHGAIWSGGSFVYVPENVRVPLPLQAYFRMNMAGTGQFEHTLIIADRGSELHFIEGCSAPRYNVHNLHAGMVEIYVMEGAKVRYSTIQNWSKNTYNLNTKRALVEKDGVMEWVSGSMGSMKTMLYPTTILNGEGARAQHLAITYAGPGQHMDTGSKVVHLAPNTSSTVDARSISIGGGWAFYRGLLYVSENAESTKASVQCTALMMDNDSKSDTVPIIDVRTDKADIGHEARIGRISEDQIYYLMTRGLSEAEARAMIVRGFMEPITRELPIEYAVELNRLINLEIESSIG